The Branchiostoma floridae strain S238N-H82 chromosome 3, Bfl_VNyyK, whole genome shotgun sequence genomic sequence CCGTGCACGAAGTTTTCTAAACTCGATACATTTTCCTTATCCCCATGTAGACATTGCGGGTTACAGTGATTGAAAAGATTGCACGACCCCATTACAGTAAGAGGCACTTAACAATCGTGTTGTATGAGTTTGTTTTTAGTTCCTATTAGATTCTGTGGGAGAAGTGGCGGTACTAGAACACCTGCCGGTGGCGTTTCTCTTGTAAATTGTTGTAGAGACCAAACTGTTCTTGTGAATGTGGTCAGATTTGAGACAGAGAAACATCCGACATTACCCTTGTGTTTGTCCGTATGTTTGGCGCGTGGTGTGTTTGTGCAGGAAGCCTGGACTGTATATAAGGGTTGGAGGTACGGCACATAGCCACTGACTCCAGGCACAGACTCCTGACGACTAGTACAACTGAAGAAGAAGACGACCACAACTCTCGGCAAGATGATCCTGGCCCTCGCACTCGTCTGTCTCGTACCACTCTGCTCAGGTACATGCAATTTCTTCTTTTGTAGAGCATAATCTTTTTGTAAGTTTATGATTCTATATTCAACATCTCAGAATGGTAAACTTTCTCTGAGTTACATTTGTGGAAATATGAACGAGTACCGAAATTTTTTCTTGGTCTTTTTGTAGAACATAGCTACATATTCCATCCCACATTACTACGTTATCTGATTCAAATTTGTGGAACGTTTGATTTCAAGAACGCGTACAGAAAATTACATTAAGAACATCCTAAACCTAGGATTTACTTTTGTTACGTCTTCTCTGTCTGCTATTTGTGGAACGCACACAGAAAATGTGTTATGATTTTGTGCCAAAGAAATTTTAGGCTTATAAGCACTGTATGAGAACTGCAATGCAACCTGAACGCTGGGAATTTTTCATCCGAAACTGGGTAAAAAGCATTTTGCACTATCGAATCGATTCTAGTGTAACTAGTATCTTGTAAACTTAACGTATACTTTCTGCTTTTCGTTTCAGGTGAAACATGGGACGCACCGGTCAACTTTGACAACAGTAAGTTTGATTTCATCAATGTTGAACAACATTATTTCTGTTCTGCTACCGACATTTGGTGCTGACTGTATAGTGTTAAAGGATACGACCATTTCGCCTCATAGTTTTCTATTAAGcaccgtctctctctctcttttctcaCTACCAAAGCCTGTCggttttgtccttggtgctagtaCAGTGTTCCGTAAGGCGCCACCTAGCGTCCGCCTGTCGTATTCCAAACTGTTCCCGCCAAATCTCGACATGCAAATTTTCCTCAAACAGAAAACCGTAATACGGTATTAACTCCGAAAATAGAAATGACGTTGTGGCAGGTGTCGCTTCGTGATGATTTCTAATTTGTCTGTGAAGAACGATTTATGCTTTACCCATACATGTTATTACTTTGTTAGAATACCTTTGTTGTTATAAAGTGTGGGATAAGCACAGCTGTGGTAAGTGTTCCGTCAGCATAAAAAACGGCAGTGTTCAATGAGCTATTGTTGATAGTAATTAGTTTGTCTGACCGGGTTGGTGAGCCGTGTTACAATGTTTGCTACTGGCATGGCTTGACATTAGTTTCAAATGAGTCATCGTTTTGTGACTAGGTGTTCAATACGCCGGAGGGTAATACTAACAGTGCACATTTGGAATCTTGTCATTTTCAATGACCTCCGTCAAAACGGAGGAACTGTAATTAGTTGGCTTGTTCGAGGCTGCAGTGATATGAATATTGCCCGGGGGCAGCATGTAAGCCTGCTGAAGTGGTGTAGGAGGATACTTGGAGTTTGGTTTGGCTCGGGTTCAATCGGGTTGTAGTTGTAATAGTTGTAGAACCAGGACGACTCATGGCTACACCAAAATTATGATATCAGATCGCCAGGAGTGCCTATatacttgttttgttgttgttgttgtggttgttttatttgatatgagttgattgtttgtttgtttgtttgtttgtgttagtGTGCAGACGGGAGACCGTGTGTTTCCTGGACTGCCCGTTCGGCCGGGCTGCAGACGAGCGGGGCTGTGAGATCTGCGCCTGCCGCATGCCTGACTTCAGCAGCTTCGGAATGGACACCGCGGGTCAGTCCTGGGTTTCCTATTTTCTGATCCATTAATTTCGTGTTTGTCTGTTTCTATACTTTTCTTCTTGATCAACAGTTATACCTGCGTCTCAAGTTTATCACGTATTTACATATCGTTTGAGTGATTCAGTAGTCGGGTCATGGTTGGGACATCCCAATAACTTTTGCATTCAGAAACATGCATGTTCatgtgtaaaatttgttttgcaatagTACACCTTCTTTCTTGTGTTCGATAAATTCTGTTTAATTTCAAAGATTTGTTTCCACAGGGTCCCATGCAGGCGTAGGCGCCCATATCCCGGACTTTGTCCCCAACCTTGTCCCTTTCTCTAACGGTCTTCCTTTCCTAGCTCCCCAACCCGAGGTTGTCCCCATGCTCCAACCCGTCCCCCAGCTTGTCCCTGCAGGCGACGCTCCCCAACTTATCCCTGCCGCTATCCCCGAACTTATCCCAGCAGGCGGCGCCCCTGCCCTGGAGCCCGTCCCGGAACTGCAGCCTGTCCCACAGCTGCAGCCTGCACCGCAGCTGGTACCCGCTAGGAGGAGCATCCCCAGCCGCTTCCTCAAGACAGGTActattttttttaacctccgtGACAAATGGAAGAGAACGTCATAATTTTTGGCCCCGTTTTTGTCTGTTTATGTGTGGAGTTGCTGTAGTCATGCTTTTCGCCGCAAATGCGTACTAATAATCATGAACCTCCTTTTTAACCTATGGAGCTTCCTTGATTTTTATGAATGTCATGACATAGAATTCAGGAAACTGACTGAAACTGGCTCATTATTTCTTTTCAGGAAACAAGGCTTAAACATCTGGAACAGAGTTGACGGTATGTGAAATTCCTAATACTGCGAGGTCCATGTGTAGTTATTTTGATTGCACAAAATGGTTGTGACATGTGAAATACTATCAAACGTTCCAAAAGAATTGATTTCATTGCGTTAGACTCTCTAAAATAGATGCAAGAAAGATACACGTTATCTtttttctaccttctgccataGAAAAACATTTGATCCGCTACGAATGCCTTGTGACTGAAATTTCGCGACGTTGTTTTTACTGACAAAAGTTTTCGATATCAAGAAGAACCAAATTGTACTCAGTGGCATTTTCAACTGACTTGCTCAGTCTTTTTGTGCCGTGTGACGCCACAATTGCAAGGGTCAAATGTTTTCGAAAATCTAGATCATCCCCCGTCGCGGTTGAGATAAGGTTGGTGCACCCTGATGTAGACGACTTCCTATCGATTTCCTACATTTGACCGATTGAAGACGTCACACGTGCAGAAAGTCACGTATTCATAGCAACTGGGTCAGTCAGTTGAACAAAACGAAAATCCGACTCATTTTAGTATAACTCTTTTATAAAATAATGTAATTTGCCAGCTCAGATGAACTTTTATGCTAAtactttttaatgtattttctgTACAGACCCCCGCCCATCCCTGACAAGAGCTACAACCCCCTGCAATAGGAAGAACTAGTCTGAAGAACTAACTCGACGAACACGTTGACAAATATGTCCACTTAGAACGAGTTAATAAACTTAAAGCATACATGACATGTGTCCGCCTCTCTTTCCTATTGTTTCTCGTTATGtagcaaacatacatgtagatatagacATAACATTAATATGCCATATTATTGACTCAAATGTAGTATATCACTTAACTTGAGGTCTACCCACATTttaggacagaaagaaaaggtGCTAGAAGGAGTATATACATCTCACATTTATTCATTGACTTGTCCGGATTATTCAATAGATTAATCTTGTATCTCCATACTCAGAGACTAAATACGCACACTTAACACAGTTTACAACAATATGACAACTTACTGTAAAACAAGGTTATCTACTTACAGCCACATACAGTATTCACATGAGCCGGCGTTTGGGTGACTGCCTGCCATGTTCCCTAGAGAAATAATGACTGGGTGAATATGTTGTTAACCTGACTCCGATCCCTCTTATACTAGGGACGATTCACAAATATACCCATTCTAAATAAACTAACATATgttgtactgcagctaggtgtcactgcatTGGTAAGTGCTATCCCAAACGAAATATCACTTTTATGTCATTATTGACCTAAGAAACGTCGGTTCCTGTAAATGCTGTATGTGTTCGTGGATAGAGAATTTTGTTTTACAGTCATTTACCAATCTGATAGACTTATTCGCGGATAACATCTCATTGTTACGTTTACTAGAGGCACGGTCACGGGGCCGGGAGTTTGCTCATAAATGCACCAACCAAACGCATTGTCTACGTCGACATTCAACCTCAATGACTTCGCCGTGACATACTAGTCATTGAAAGATTAGATATTCCACATCTTCTCGCTGAACAAAGTCGGTGTCACTGTCTGAACACAGAGCATTctagcaacaaaacatgacacAGCTATTCTGACTAATACATGCTTCTAGTCGGCAAACTTTTCACTGGTCAGGCCCCTAGAAGCTTGAAGGTGCCAACATGGAATAATTATCGTCAGACTGAGAGctctctgttaccatggtgcaGGTGGGTGGGTGATGACTGGTTTCTGAAAAGCCTGGGATCCCATTGGACTGATTTACAAAGTGATCAATAATCCTAAGCTCCCATTGGTTAAAGATTCAAACGAGTGAGAGGTGTCTGGACACAAGCTCTCGGGGAGGAGGCCCAATCAACCACTGACAGTGAAAGATCGTGTAACACAGACACGTGACACAACACACGATTGAACTCATACGAGTTTTCTACTAACTTTCTTATTACTTTTGTCTTTCACCTCTCAAATCATCTAATGCTTAATGCTGTTTACTTGTTTAAAAATACCTATAGTTACAATAACTTGGGTATTATCTCataaagttttcatttttatagataTAGATGCCAGATCCATCACCTGATGCTTTATCTGCACGACATATCCTGATTATTTTCAGTTAcacttttcacaaatatcaTCTGTCTATTAGTTTAATATCTAGTCTTTTTCCTGATATCATCTGTTTAATATCTGtctaaagtaaagtaagtatatatatatatcatctcTCTATGGAAGCTTTATGACTATATAGTCCAAATCTTGTATTATATACTTTCATTTTACTTCTAACCTAAACATGACAACAAATAACAGGCAAGCTAGTGCCAAGAAAGCAAGAATAAGATTGCTGCGACCATAAAGGTGATATAGCTTTATAACAACCAATCAGCATGAAGGACATTCAGTAACTAAATTTAGACACAACACAGATTACGATTACGATTGGCAAACGTTGAGAGAGTGTCATGTGGAGACAATATATGTTTAGAACGGGTATAACGTTATTTTTCAATCAATTAAATCTGTTACGTGTAGCTTCATATCACCTGAAACTCTTGCCCGTGCTATGGGCAACCTCTACAACAGCGTCTCTCTGCAACTATCCTCGAAGCCAGACTGTAACCAGGGCCTAGACATGCGAGCTCTTCGGCCCCTGGGTCAACATACCCCGAAGAAAGTTTCCCTAGCCCCCTGAGGATTGTAGATTGCTACATTGTAGCTCGAGGATTTCCTGACTACAGTCTGGCTCCAAGGCTACACGGACAACTCTAGTGGGTCACCAGTCCATCACCGTGATCACTAGCATTTACCAACAGGCTTTTGATAGCCTCGGAGAGGAGGCCGTTCCCCATCACTTTGATCTCACATTCCAGCGATGTCTGAGTTCCCTTGGCTTCGAAGATCGCGCGCCTCTTTGCAGCCGCCACGGCGTCTTCTTTAGAAGACTGCAGTTCTTTGTTGTCTTTACTCATCATGAGGCTGCTCAGTAGAGAAGAGCAGCCGCAGATGTTGGCTAGGTCCTTCTCGACCGGGCGGTCGCCATCTTGAATCCGCTGGTTTTTGACCGGGATTTTAACGATGACCGTGCGGCGTCCGCTCGGGACCCTGACTACGGCGGTGTCGAGGCGCCTGCCCGCCCGCTGTGCTGCCCGGTTCCCGTTACTGTCGTCAGGTGCTGACGAGACTTTCGACACGAACGTTTCTGTGTCCCACTTCGCCATGTCAGGTTCAGCCTCGTTCCCGCTAAGGACATGGGACGCCATcttgaaacaacaaaatgaaacataatCATAAGTCACATACAAGATCTGTTTATAGCAGAACATGTTGAAGTGCCCCTATATTTACGTATTCATTATCTTTTGcacatcatacatgtaagttggTTGAGGATTATTGTAAACATCATTCTCTTCCATTGACAGCTTTGTTAATCCTCAGCTGCTTTCTGTAATAGACTTCTAAACATAAGACCATGGAATGatataacaaacacatacatttgaAGTGTAGACTTCTTAAATTGCAAACAGCAAAGCAACACCAAAATACCTTCTGTATCAGCTCAAAATCGTACACGATGTCTGCCTCGGCGGTGTTTTGTGACGTCACCGTGAAGCGTATGATGTACTTGCCCTTGAGAGAAGCGGGAACCATGAACAACTTCCCCGTCTTGTTCAGACGATTCAACAACGTCTCAGTCAAGGAGTCAGGACCCTGAAGAAAGATAGTGAAAACGTTGTTATTATGGTTATGTGTTTGTATGAGACGTCACAGCCGCCATATTGGTTGGTTAAACGAGTCAGCTCTCTAAATTCTTATACAATAATTACGTGACGTCTCATGATGTTTCCCTATCCccggtgctgactgtgtttccctggtgctaattgtgtttccctgtccctggtgctgactgtgtttccccgtccctggtactgacggtatttccctgtccctggtgctgcgATTGtttccttgtccctggtgctgacagtgATTCACTGCTCCTgttgctgactgtgtttccctgtccctggtgctgacggtatttccctgtcc encodes the following:
- the LOC118412319 gene encoding uncharacterized protein LOC118412319 isoform X2 is translated as MILALALVCLVPLCSGETWDAPVNFDNMCRRETVCFLDCPFGRAADERGCEICACRMPDFSSFGMDTAAGGAPALEPVPELQPVPQLQPAPQLVPARRSIPSRFLKTGNKA
- the LOC118412319 gene encoding uncharacterized protein LOC118412319 isoform X3; translated protein: MILALALVCLVPLCSGETWDAPVNFDNMCRRETVCFLDCPFGRAADERGCEICACRMPDFSSFGMDTAGGAPALEPVPELQPVPQLQPAPQLVPARRSIPSRFLKTGNKA
- the LOC118412319 gene encoding uncharacterized protein LOC118412319 isoform X1; translation: MILALALVCLVPLCSGETWDAPVNFDNMCRRETVCFLDCPFGRAADERGCEICACRMPDFSSFGMDTAGSHAGVGAHIPDFVPNLVPFSNGLPFLAPQPEVVPMLQPVPQLVPAGDAPQLIPAAIPELIPAGGAPALEPVPELQPVPQLQPAPQLVPARRSIPSRFLKTGNKA